GTTTCTGAGTTTTTTTTTTTGTTGTTGTATATGTTAATCCACAGAACGAGCTCATGGCTGGTCAGCGTTCTGATGTGCTCGAGAGTCTGACTCCTCAAGTGAGAAACCGTGTTGAAGCCTTGAAGGAGATTCAGGTTAGACAAGTTTCTTATCATATTATATTATATTTTATTGAATTGTGTAGATTGATTGATGTGGTACCTTTAAATCTGATCTTTTGGTTAAGGATATTAGATTGTGTTTATTCTCCTTCCTTATTCGAATGTCAAGTTTCAAAGTATGGTGTTTGCCTATTGTTTACCTCTGAACGCAGGGCAAGTATGATGAGCTAGAGGCAAAGTTCCGTGAGGAGAGAGCTGTTCTTGAAGCCAAGTATGAAATGTTGTATCAGCCTTTGTATACCAAGGTAATTGTTACTGAGAAAAAAAGTCTTTAATTTAGTATATTTGTATATATATTCGTCTAATTTAGTATATATAGTATATATATTTCTAACTTGGTATCTTGTAATACACAGCGTTATGAGATTGTGAATGGAATTACCGAAGTTGAAACGACTCCAGAGGATACGAAGATGGAACAAGAAGGGGAAAAAACTGCAGAAGGTAACTTCAGGAACATCGTTTCTTCTTTTTTAAAGAATTTTTTTGGGAAAGATGAGAACAGTTTGACATGTTTCCATGTGTTCCATCGCAGAGAAAGGAGTTCCGAGTTTCTGGCTGACGGCCTTGAAGAACAATGATGTTACTTCCGAGGAGGTAAGCTATATTCAGTTTTGGTATTCATTTTGTATGCAACTCCAGTCCAGTCATAACCATGGAATATAACTCTAGCTTAATGTCCTTCATGTCAGGTCACAGAGCGTGATGAGGAGGCTCTCAAATATCTTAAGGATATTAAGTGGTGCAAGACTGAAGAGCCTAAAGGATTCAAACTTGAGTTTTTCTTTGACTCGAATCCCTACTTTAAGAACGCTGTCTTGACAAAGTCTTATCATATGATTGATGAAGATGAGCCACTGCTTGAGAAGGCTATAGGGTAACTGCTTATGCTCTTCTACAAATGTTGTATACGTCATGTATTCTGTGCCTAAGCTGGATATTTGTCTTTACTTGTATTCTTTCCGTTAATGCAGGACAGAAATCGATTGGTATCCTGGAAAGTGTCTGACTCAGAAGATTCTTAAGAAGAAGCCTAAGAAAGGTTCAAACGCCAAACCAATCACCAAAATGGAAGATTGTGAAAGCTTCTTCAACTTCTTTAATCCTCCACAAGTCCCGGAGGAAGATGAAGATATCGACGAGGACAAAGTATGATATCTTTCTTCTGATCTTTTTTAGTTTAACGCATTTAGTAATGCCTCGTTCTTTGATGCAGGCTGAGGAACTTCAAAATCTGATGGAACAAGATTATGACATTGGGTGCGTCCTTTTCTGAAAATACTTGTTCTGTTTGGGTTATGGGTTTGATTCTACTTTATGAGTTGCTAACTATTTGATTAATCTTCTTGCTTTCTGCAGATCTGCTATCCGGGAGAAGATTATCCCTCATGCTGTCTCATGGTTTACTGGTGAGGCTATGGAAGGAGAGGAGTTCGATATAGATGAGGAAGATGAGGATGAGGACGACGATATTGACGAAGATGAGGATGAGGAAGACGACGAGGATGAGGAGGATGATGAAGAAGATAGGAAGACTAGAAAGAAGGTACGAAGTGTTCCAATTATTGTTTTTATTAAATTGGTCCTGCCATATCTATGCTTACTAATGGTTTTGAAATTGGTTAAATTGTTTATGCAGCCATCAAGCGGACACAAGGTATGTAACTGGCATTTGTCATTTTCATGAGTCACTTTACTCATTTCATGATTATAGTAGGAATACATGTAGTTATCATCTTTGTTACTTTTGGCAGAAGGGAGGCAGATCTCAGGTGGTTGGTGACGGTCAACAAGGCGAGAGGCCACCCGAATGCAAGCAACAGTAGTGATGTCCTACGCTCTACTGAAAGAAAAAAAGCATGCTTAAAAAAACATATCTTTGGTCATTCGCTGTTCATCTCCTTATTGGTGATGCTCTCATAGGACTTTTTTATCATTTAATTTTTGGTGTTTATTTTCTTAGATTCACTCAAGACTTTTCCATAGTGTTTATCAATC
This sequence is a window from Brassica oleracea var. oleracea cultivar TO1000 chromosome C1, BOL, whole genome shotgun sequence. Protein-coding genes within it:
- the LOC106320361 gene encoding nucleosome assembly protein 1;1; translation: MSNDKDSFNLADLTAGLKDEDRAGLMNALKNELMAGQRSDVLESLTPQVRNRVEALKEIQGKYDELEAKFREERAVLEAKYEMLYQPLYTKRYEIVNGITEVETTPEDTKMEQEGEKTAEEKGVPSFWLTALKNNDVTSEEVTERDEEALKYLKDIKWCKTEEPKGFKLEFFFDSNPYFKNAVLTKSYHMIDEDEPLLEKAIGTEIDWYPGKCLTQKILKKKPKKGSNAKPITKMEDCESFFNFFNPPQVPEEDEDIDEDKAEELQNLMEQDYDIGSAIREKIIPHAVSWFTGEAMEGEEFDIDEEDEDEDDDIDEDEDEEDDEDEEDDEEDRKTRKKPSSGHKKGGRSQVVGDGQQGERPPECKQQ